A single window of Salvia splendens isolate huo1 chromosome 8, SspV2, whole genome shotgun sequence DNA harbors:
- the LOC121743056 gene encoding uncharacterized protein LOC121743056 — translation MGSVQTRRRQPTCWDPPWTRRTTTYQHSSSYELDMYSPSPPKRRPTCWDPPAYRETPRQRPFNEDHGGRHSTAWDSPWGRGDSGRHRPLLSTATTVASQSLLGFDGQSSRATHQPLSSEVLWWDRYGSGGEGVRGRHPTAWDNPTQRVDDHAGRLAPTWETTWGRHEGSRYSDPPRRIDASERRAAIAQPPPRPDPDPPDTDWQREREESERQRAVLTPAPAVASIPRLGFGDDSSIHGPQQATQPGASSGARYTVKGDGDRGKQPSASVAIEGPSSSTTDLLLQVKDLSAVIAESKQPILKGVNLTVRHGEVHAVMGKNDSGKSTFAKVLAGHPDYEVTGGSVMYKWLDLREMEPEERATAGLFMSFQSSVEIPGVSNIDFLNMAYNARRRKLGLPELGPIEFYGCVAPKLELVNMKTDFLYRYVNEGFSGGEKKAQ, via the coding sequence ATGGGATCGGTCCAAACCCGTCGGAGACAGCCcacttgctgggacccaccatggACCCGTCGGACCACTACATATCAGCATTCTTCATCCTATGAGCTAGATATGTACTCGCCATCACCGCCCAAGCGCCGAcctacctgttgggacccaccTGCCTATCGAGAGACACCAAGGCAACGCCCCTTCAACGAGGATCACGGTGGAAGACACTCCACGGCATGGGACAGCCCTTGGGGGCGAGGCGATTCAGGGAGACATCGTCCGCTGTTGTCGACAGCGACTACTGTGGCTTCGCAGTCCCTGTTAGGGTTCGACGGGCAGTCGTCTAGGGCTACGCATCAGCCGCTGAGTTCTGAGGTGTTGTGGTGGGATCGTTACGGATCCGGCGGCGAGGGAGTTCGGGGGAGACACCCGACAGCATGGGACAACCCGACGCAAAGGGTCGACGACCATGCCGGGAGACTGGCGCCTACGTGGGAGACGACATGGGGCAGACATGAGGGCAGTCGCTATTCGGACCCGCCGCGGAGGATCGACGCGTCGGAACGGCGTGCGGCCATCGCACAACCACCGCCACGACCCGACCCCGATCCACCAGACACGGACTGgcagagggagagagaggaatCGGAGCGGCAGAGAGCAGTTTTGACGCCGGCGCCGGCGGTAGCGTCAATACCGCGATTAGGGTTTGGCGACGATTCTTCAATTCATGGGCCACAGCAGGCAACCCAACCTGGTGCATCTTCAGGGGCCAGATACACAGTCAAGGGCGACGGGGATCGTGGCAAGCAGCCATCAGCTTCCGTCGCCATCGAGGGCCCTTCATCCTCGACCACTGACCTATTGCTTCAAGTCAAAGACCTCTCCGCTGTCATCGCCGAGTCCAAGCAGCCTATCCTCAAGGGCGTTAATCTTACCGTCCGCCATGGAGAGGTTCATGCTGTGATGGGGAAGAACGACTCAGGGAAAAGTACATTTGCAAAGGTCCTTGCTGGTCATCCAGATTATGAGGTTACAGGAGGAAGTGTAATGTACAAATGGCTTGATCTGCGTGAGATGGAACCTGAGGAAAGGGCTACTGCTGGATTATTTATGAGCTTTCAATCATCAGTTGAAATTCCTGGTGTAAGCAATATTGACTTCTTAAATATGGCTTACAATGCTAGGAGGAGGAAACTTGGATTACCAGAGCTTGGACCAATTGAGTTTTATGGCTGCGTGGCACCCAAACTTGAGCTCGTCAATATGAAGACCGACTTTTTATACAGATATGTGAATGAAGGATTCAGCGGTGGAGAAAAAAAAGCGCAATGA
- the LOC121743058 gene encoding sec-independent protein translocase protein TATA, chloroplastic-like — MAASSSTLAVPLSSNPSTKLTSLSSSTSLFFSSNVKNRGGLALALDRPRRAQKRGFSCNCIFGLGVPEIVVIVGVSALVFGPKALPEVGRSIGKTVKSFQQAAKEFETEIRKDAEDSAEASGENIEAAKEGRQQEA, encoded by the exons ATGGCTGCATCATCTTCCACCTTAGCAGTGCCACTCAGCTCAAACCCATCCACGAAACTCACCTCTCTCTCCTCCTCCACTTCACTATTCTTCAGCTCCAATGTCAAAAACCGGGGCGGCCTCGCGCTCGCTCTGGATCGCCCCAGGAGAGCTCAGAAACGGGGATTCTCCTGTAACTGCATATTTGGGCTTGGAGTGCCTGAGATCGTCGTGATTGTCGGCGTCTCCGCCCTCGTTTTCGGCCCCAAAGCGTTGCCCGAAGTGGGCCGCAGCATTGGCAAGACTGTCAAGAGCTTTCAGCAG gcAGCCAAGGAGTTTGAGACCGAAATAAGGAAGGATGCCGAGGATTCAGCAGAAGCTTCTGGTGAGAATATCGAGGCAGCCAAGGAAGGGCGGCAGCAAGAAGCTTAA
- the LOC121745718 gene encoding protein FAR1-RELATED SEQUENCE 5-like, with the protein MRLAIEKVLFGTRHRLCMWHIINKLFEKIPKSIYDREKFSKEFKACVWSEFLDPDDFYILWTGIVEKYGVEDHKWFKDMFAIRHLWIPAYFREVPMGSLMRTTSFSEPENSFFKRYSKPLFNFADFTLQYNNAIDAQRNKIERLDYYDSIISPKYVTDLAFEKQLASVYTDRMFRVVQELISKADKSCRMISMSTLENIKVFKVSDARKKTFIVTHDIETETESYECECKLFVRCGYLCSHLFFVLRNKDVNNIPEKYVGNRWLKSELLKAVYGLMSDESASDKGSNEDDKLQIGNMCHGCYFGLYQRAFNNKNHLIALDNVLVGIGPQIFTDDTAGSSSVDKNDSIKNIYGVVVPEEITAHAPDVVSTKGGASDKKSRIKSSIEKAIEKANKLHRYCGKCHKVTDHNARSCGKKNT; encoded by the exons ATGAGGCTTGCAATTGAGAAGGTCTTATTTGGTACAAGACATCGTTTGTGCATGTGGCATATTATAAACAAGTTGTTTGAGAAGATACCTAAATCTATTTATGATAGAGAAAAGTTTAGTAAGGAGTTTAAGGCTTGTGTTTGGTCAGAATTTTTAGATCCAGATGACTTTTACATATTATGGACTGGTATTGTTGAAAAATATGGTGTGGAAGATCATAAATGGTTTAAGGACATGTTTGCTATTAGACATTTGTGGATCCCAGCCTACTTTAGAGAGGTTCCTATGGGTTCTTTAATGAGAACAACATCTTTTTCAGAACCTGAAAACAGTTTTTTTAAGAGGTACTCGAAACCGTTGTTTAATTTTGCTGACTTCACTCTTCAGTATAATAATGCCATTGATGCTCAAAGGAATAAAATTGAAAGGCTTGACTATTATGATTCTATAATCTCTCCAAAATATGTCACTGATTTAGCATTTGAGAAGCAATTGGCATCTGTATACACGGATAGGATGTTTAGAGTAGTACAAGAATTAATTTCCAAGGCTGATAAGAGTTGTCGGATGATTAGCATGTCCACTTTGGAGAACATCAAGGTCTTTAAAGTTTCTGATGCTAGAAAGAAGACCTTCATAGTTACACATGATATAGAGACTGAGACTGAGTCATATGAGTGTGAGTGTAAACTATTTGTAAGGTGTGGTTATCTATGCAGCCACCTTTTCTTCGTCCTCAGAAACAAAGATGTCAACAATATTCCAGAGAAATATGTTGGTAACCGGTGGCTGAAAAGTGAATTACTGAAGGCAGTTTATGGTCTCATGAGTGATGAAAGTGCGTCTGACAAAG GTTCTAACGAAGATGACAAACTACAGATTGGTAACATGTGTCATGGATGTTACTTTGGCCTATATCAACGCgcttttaataataaaaatcatCTGATTGCTTTGGATAATGTGCTTGTGGGTATTGGTCCTCAAATTTTTACTGATGACACTGCTGGATCGTCGTCAGTTGATAAAAATGATTCAATCAAGAACATATATGGTGTTGTTGTACCTGAAGAAATAACTGCACATGCTCCAGATGTGGTTAGTACAAAGGGAGGTGCAAGTGACAAGAAAAGTAGGATTAAGTCGAGCATAGAGAAAGCAATTGAAAAAGCAAATAAACTTCATAGGTATTGTGGAAAGTGTCATAAAGTGACTGATCATAATGCCAGAAGTTGTGGCAAAAAGAATACATGa